In Kitasatospora gansuensis, a genomic segment contains:
- a CDS encoding MFS transporter, whose translation MSQPLTKTAKAAVPPQRSAPPTGLARFQGHPWLTLLTVAVGVMMVALDGTVVAIANPVIQSDLGASPADIQWVTSGYLLALAVFLITAGKIGDRFGHKSTFLVGAAGFAATSAAIGFAGNIQLVIACRVLQGLFGALLQPAALGLLRGAFPAEKLNMAIGIWAGVIGASTAAGPIVGGLLVEHVSWQSVFFINIPVGIAAVALGLWILRDVRVENAAKSFDVPGIALLSVAMFALVWGIIKAPTWGWSDSSTLLFLGGAVLALVLFAFWQTKAKEPLIPLSLFRSVPLSAGALLMVLMAFAFFGAIFFVTFYLQNVHAMTPVQAGVHLLPMTGMMIVGAPAAGAAIGKVGPRIPIVVGMVLTTVAMYGMSTLTSDSGTGVMSLWFVLMGLGISPVMVGATEVIVGNAPLELSGVAGGLQQAAMQVGGSLGTAVLGAVMAAKVTDVLPGNWAAAGLPPVDPAQQAGLDQAAQLGIAPPAPAGTPEQVVQGMATAVHESFVSGMSLAFAVAAAVAFAAALLGLLTKRGATDAGPAVHI comes from the coding sequence ATGAGTCAGCCCCTAACCAAGACCGCCAAGGCGGCCGTGCCGCCGCAGCGCAGCGCACCGCCCACCGGTCTCGCACGGTTCCAGGGTCACCCCTGGCTGACCCTGCTCACGGTGGCGGTCGGCGTGATGATGGTGGCGCTGGACGGCACCGTGGTGGCGATCGCCAACCCGGTGATCCAGTCCGATCTGGGCGCCTCGCCCGCCGACATCCAGTGGGTCACCAGCGGCTACCTGCTGGCGCTCGCGGTCTTCCTGATCACGGCCGGCAAGATCGGCGACCGGTTCGGCCACAAGTCCACCTTCCTGGTCGGCGCGGCCGGCTTCGCGGCCACCTCCGCCGCGATCGGCTTCGCGGGCAACATCCAGCTGGTGATCGCCTGTCGCGTGCTCCAGGGCCTGTTCGGCGCGCTGCTCCAGCCCGCCGCGCTCGGCCTGCTGCGCGGCGCCTTCCCGGCCGAGAAGCTGAACATGGCGATCGGCATCTGGGCCGGCGTGATCGGCGCCTCCACCGCGGCCGGTCCGATCGTCGGCGGTCTGCTGGTCGAGCACGTCAGCTGGCAGTCGGTCTTCTTCATCAACATCCCGGTCGGCATCGCCGCCGTGGCGCTCGGCCTGTGGATCCTGCGCGACGTCCGGGTCGAGAACGCCGCCAAGTCCTTCGACGTCCCCGGCATCGCGCTGCTCTCGGTGGCGATGTTCGCGCTGGTCTGGGGCATCATCAAGGCCCCGACCTGGGGCTGGAGCGACAGCAGCACGCTGCTCTTCCTCGGCGGCGCGGTGCTCGCCCTGGTGCTGTTCGCGTTCTGGCAGACCAAGGCCAAGGAGCCGCTGATCCCGCTCAGCCTGTTCCGCTCGGTGCCGCTCTCGGCGGGTGCCCTGCTGATGGTGCTGATGGCGTTCGCGTTCTTCGGCGCGATCTTCTTCGTGACCTTCTACCTGCAGAACGTCCACGCCATGACGCCCGTTCAGGCGGGCGTCCACCTGCTGCCGATGACCGGCATGATGATCGTCGGCGCCCCGGCGGCCGGCGCCGCGATCGGCAAGGTCGGCCCGCGGATCCCGATCGTGGTCGGCATGGTGCTCACCACCGTGGCGATGTACGGGATGTCCACGCTGACCTCGGACTCCGGCACCGGCGTGATGTCGCTCTGGTTCGTCCTGATGGGCCTGGGCATCAGCCCGGTCATGGTCGGCGCCACCGAGGTCATCGTCGGCAACGCCCCGCTGGAGCTCTCCGGCGTCGCGGGCGGCCTCCAGCAGGCGGCGATGCAGGTCGGCGGCTCGCTCGGCACCGCCGTCCTCGGCGCGGTGATGGCCGCCAAGGTCACCGACGTGCTGCCCGGCAACTGGGCCGCCGCCGGCCTCCCGCCGGTCGACCCGGCCCAGCAGGCCGGTCTCGACCAGGCCGCCCAGCTCGGCATCGCCCCGCCCGCCCCGGCCGGCACCCCCGAGCAGGTGGTCCAGGGCATGGCCACCGCCGTCCACGAGTCCTTCGTCAGCGGCATGTCGCTGGCCTTCGCGGTCGCCGCCGCCGTCGCCTTCGCGGCGGCCCTGCTCGGCCTGCTCACCAAGCGGGGCGCGACGGACGCCGGTCCGGCCGTGCACATCTGA